A stretch of the Terriglobia bacterium genome encodes the following:
- a CDS encoding MBL fold metallo-hydrolase: protein MIHKVFPVGPLQCNCSVIGDEQTREAMVIDPGDQIDDILDILRQENLTLKQIVITHAHIDHVGGAMKLKAATGAPILMNQNDQALLKMLDVQASWVGMRPPGAVKVDETVGEGSVLKIGNISGSVIHTPGHTEGSICLYLPQEKTLIAGDTLFAGSIGRTDLPGGSFEKIMKSIHGQVLALPDDTIVVPGHGPMTTIGEERESNPFLQK, encoded by the coding sequence ATGATCCACAAAGTCTTCCCTGTCGGCCCATTGCAGTGCAACTGCTCGGTCATCGGCGACGAACAAACCCGCGAAGCCATGGTGATCGATCCGGGCGACCAGATTGACGACATCCTGGACATCCTGCGCCAGGAAAACCTCACGCTGAAGCAAATCGTCATCACCCACGCGCACATTGATCACGTGGGCGGAGCCATGAAACTCAAAGCCGCCACCGGCGCACCCATCCTGATGAACCAGAATGATCAGGCCCTGCTCAAGATGCTGGACGTGCAGGCCAGTTGGGTGGGCATGCGTCCGCCGGGCGCGGTGAAGGTGGATGAAACCGTCGGCGAAGGCAGCGTTCTCAAGATTGGAAACATTTCCGGCAGCGTGATCCACACGCCGGGACACACCGAAGGCAGCATCTGCCTCTACCTGCCGCAGGAAAAGACGCTGATCGCCGGCGACACGCTGTTTGCCGGGAGCATCGGACGCACCGACCTGCCCGGCGGATCGTTTGAGAAGATCATGAAATCAATCCACGGCCAGGTGTTGGCGCTACCTGACGATACGATCGTGGTACCCGGACATGGGCCGATGACCACGATTGGCGAGGAGCGGGAGAGCAATCCGTTTTTGCAGAAGTGA
- a CDS encoding tetratricopeptide repeat protein translates to MSDPKPSLDQLTDQLQQAESAGDPSRQGVALNNLGSYYKDRRETARALECFQKALQYFVALDDKEKKATVLNNLGGTLLDARQYPAALEHFAMALGTYGGLNQAFGQGMALNNMGGVHLLLRRYEDARKQFNMAASFFRSAQAPAWEGQALENLAAAEAGLGSPKSAIETYGRALEIWQRLDQADRQAMIFNRIAGMHSTAGDHQRAIDLHNRAVTLAGKARNSALEATTHASLGRILTETGNANAARAEFQAALLLFEQLGDKRGQAHALLNLGKLEIGFGRDLVRSAAVLFHEIGDKTGEQAANDLLPSMEEEQPADDQPMAKSKPA, encoded by the coding sequence GTGTCCGACCCCAAACCAAGTCTCGACCAGTTGACCGACCAGCTCCAGCAAGCGGAGTCCGCTGGCGACCCCAGCCGGCAAGGGGTCGCGCTCAACAACCTGGGCAGCTATTACAAAGACCGCCGCGAAACCGCGCGGGCCCTGGAATGCTTCCAGAAGGCGCTGCAATATTTCGTCGCCCTGGACGACAAGGAAAAGAAGGCCACCGTCCTCAACAATTTGGGCGGCACGCTGCTTGACGCCCGGCAATACCCGGCTGCTCTGGAACACTTTGCCATGGCGCTGGGCACTTATGGCGGGCTCAACCAGGCTTTTGGCCAGGGCATGGCGCTCAACAACATGGGCGGAGTGCACCTGCTGCTGCGCCGCTATGAGGACGCGCGCAAGCAATTCAACATGGCGGCGTCGTTCTTCCGCTCCGCCCAGGCGCCGGCCTGGGAAGGTCAAGCGCTGGAAAACCTGGCCGCCGCGGAAGCCGGGCTGGGCAGTCCCAAGTCCGCCATTGAAACCTACGGCCGCGCGCTGGAGATATGGCAGCGGCTTGACCAGGCGGACCGCCAAGCCATGATCTTCAACCGCATTGCCGGCATGCATTCCACCGCCGGCGACCACCAGCGCGCCATTGATCTGCACAACCGCGCCGTCACCCTGGCCGGCAAGGCCCGCAACAGCGCACTGGAAGCAACCACCCATGCCAGCCTGGGCCGCATCCTCACGGAGACCGGCAACGCCAATGCGGCCCGCGCGGAATTTCAGGCCGCCTTGTTGCTCTTTGAACAACTGGGCGACAAGCGCGGCCAGGCGCACGCGCTGCTCAACTTGGGCAAGCTGGAGATCGGCTTTGGCCGGGACCTGGTCCGCTCCGCCGCGGTTTTGTTCCACGAGATCGGCGACAAAACAGGAGAACAGGCGGCCAACGATCTGCTGCCTTCCATGGAAGAAGAACAACCCGCCGACGATCAGCCAATGGCGAAGAGCAAGCCGGCGTAG
- a CDS encoding acetamidase/formamidase family protein, translating into MKTAVAVFTLFVAALAPSASFAQTSSEEGKVVRYELKPSELKYTFASSYAPVARLKSGNILETNTVDCFGNAVKKPGDTLSLAPGDNPLSGPFYVEGAEPGDTLAVKILEINIDGNQGIGALAPGFGALNSTNYTPMLNPAIKEKIWFYPIDHATNTATFQALDSKYSVKIPLHPFFGCIGVAPAGGEARSSVVPEAFGGNMDSPEASVGNTVYFPVNTPGAMLFLGDGHAAMGDGEIAGTAIEVPLRSRVQVRVIKGKKINWPRFENDEYIMAVGAYRPLDDALRIAFTELVGWIHDDYGLSEMDAYQLLSQVGEIHLNEMVDPNYVIVAKVKKKFLPKGK; encoded by the coding sequence ATGAAAACTGCTGTCGCCGTATTTACGTTGTTCGTTGCCGCGCTCGCGCCAAGTGCTTCCTTCGCGCAAACTTCAAGCGAAGAAGGCAAAGTGGTGCGCTATGAGCTGAAGCCCAGCGAGCTGAAGTACACGTTTGCTTCGTCGTACGCGCCGGTGGCGCGGCTCAAGTCCGGCAACATTCTGGAAACCAACACCGTGGACTGCTTCGGCAACGCCGTCAAGAAGCCGGGTGACACGCTCAGCCTGGCCCCCGGCGACAACCCGCTGAGCGGGCCGTTTTACGTTGAAGGCGCCGAGCCGGGCGACACGCTGGCGGTGAAGATCCTGGAGATCAACATTGACGGCAACCAGGGCATCGGCGCGCTGGCGCCGGGGTTTGGCGCGCTCAACTCCACCAACTACACGCCCATGCTCAATCCGGCCATTAAAGAGAAGATATGGTTTTATCCTATAGATCACGCCACCAACACGGCAACTTTCCAGGCGCTCGATTCGAAGTACTCGGTGAAGATTCCGCTGCATCCTTTCTTCGGCTGCATCGGTGTGGCGCCGGCCGGTGGCGAAGCCCGCAGTTCGGTGGTGCCGGAAGCGTTTGGCGGCAACATGGATTCTCCCGAAGCCAGCGTGGGCAACACAGTTTATTTTCCCGTGAACACGCCGGGCGCAATGCTCTTCCTGGGCGACGGCCACGCCGCCATGGGTGACGGTGAAATCGCCGGCACTGCCATTGAAGTCCCCTTGCGGAGCCGCGTGCAAGTGCGGGTGATCAAGGGCAAGAAAATCAACTGGCCGCGCTTTGAAAATGACGAATACATCATGGCCGTGGGCGCGTACCGTCCGCTGGACGACGCGCTGCGCATTGCCTTCACCGAGCTGGTCGGCTGGATCCATGACGACTACGGGCTATCGGAGATGGACGCCTACCAGTTGCTGTCACAGGTCGGCGAAATTCATTTGAATGAAATGGTGGATCCCAATTACGTGATTGTCGCGAAGGTGAAGAAGAAGTTCTTGCCGAAGGGGAAGTAG
- a CDS encoding PadR family transcriptional regulator translates to MSKPSDLVQGTLDLLVLKILALQPLNGWAISQRLKQISSDVLQVSDGSLYPALHKLEQEGWITAEWKPSENNRRAKFYSLTRAGRRQLEKEAANWDRLSVAISSIVKLKEA, encoded by the coding sequence GTGAGTAAGCCGTCAGACCTTGTACAAGGGACGCTTGATTTGCTGGTCCTGAAGATTCTGGCATTGCAGCCGCTCAATGGCTGGGCCATCAGCCAGCGTTTGAAACAGATTTCCAGCGATGTTTTACAGGTGAGCGATGGATCACTTTATCCCGCACTGCACAAGCTGGAACAGGAAGGCTGGATCACGGCCGAGTGGAAGCCGAGCGAGAACAACCGCCGGGCGAAGTTTTACTCCCTCACGCGGGCGGGACGCAGACAACTCGAAAAAGAGGCGGCCAACTGGGACCGTCTGTCTGTGGCCATCTCCAGCATCGTAAAGCTCAAGGAAGCCTGA
- a CDS encoding IS1595 family transposase, translated as MTLLEINHMYSTDERCRELLVKLRWPLGVECLRCKSKKVYELPTQKKFECGECNYQFSALTQTIFNDTHLPLETWFLAVLLLVEARKGMSANQIKRTLGISYKTAWYLCHRIRKAMAGAHKPMLDGTIEMDETYVGGKQRGGYGGRAKGNKEIVIGIRQRGGDLRFFHAEDVKSGTLAKYIQENVSTDVDVIMTDDFGAYPNAFKRAGQDAAKHKTINHSKKVYVQGDVYTNTVESAFSLLKRGIMGTWHRISAKHLSAYLEEMEFRFNRRKSPTLWVDTLRHMITADPLTFENLTAE; from the coding sequence GCTGGCCATTGGGTGTCGAGTGCTTGCGCTGTAAGAGTAAGAAAGTTTACGAACTGCCAACGCAAAAGAAGTTTGAATGCGGAGAATGCAACTATCAGTTTTCCGCTCTGACGCAAACGATCTTCAATGACACTCATCTTCCGCTGGAAACTTGGTTCCTTGCTGTCCTGCTTTTGGTAGAAGCGCGTAAGGGCATGAGCGCAAATCAGATAAAGCGGACTCTTGGAATCAGTTACAAGACCGCATGGTATCTCTGTCACCGCATCCGTAAGGCAATGGCCGGAGCGCACAAACCGATGCTGGACGGAACGATTGAAATGGACGAAACCTATGTCGGCGGAAAGCAGCGCGGCGGTTACGGTGGACGCGCTAAGGGCAACAAAGAAATCGTTATCGGCATCCGTCAGCGCGGCGGTGATCTTCGTTTCTTCCACGCGGAAGATGTGAAGTCCGGCACCCTGGCGAAGTATATTCAGGAGAACGTGAGCACTGATGTTGACGTGATTATGACCGATGACTTTGGCGCATACCCCAACGCATTCAAGAGGGCCGGACAGGACGCGGCAAAGCACAAGACCATCAATCATTCCAAAAAGGTTTACGTGCAGGGGGACGTTTACACAAACACGGTTGAGTCCGCATTCTCCTTGCTCAAGCGCGGCATCATGGGAACATGGCACAGGATCAGCGCGAAACATCTGTCCGCTTACCTTGAGGAAATGGAGTTCCGGTTTAATCGCCGCAAATCGCCTACGCTTTGGGTTGATACTCTTCGCCATATGATTACGGCTGATCCTCTCACTTTTGAAAACCTGACAGCGGAATAG
- the secG gene encoding preprotein translocase subunit SecG has product MITGLITVVHLFVSAVLIIVVLLQHGKSADIAATFGGMGSQTAFGPRGTATVLSRLTTWCAIIFMVSSIALTYFGSRRGASTSVLDKVPASQTAPASPSPAAPAQQSAPVQPAPAQSPK; this is encoded by the coding sequence ATGATTACCGGTCTGATTACCGTGGTCCACTTGTTTGTGAGCGCTGTACTGATCATTGTTGTGCTGCTGCAGCACGGCAAGAGCGCGGACATCGCCGCCACCTTCGGCGGCATGGGCAGCCAGACGGCTTTTGGTCCGCGCGGCACGGCGACCGTGCTCTCCCGGCTCACGACCTGGTGCGCCATCATCTTTATGGTGAGTTCCATCGCGCTGACCTACTTTGGCAGCCGGAGGGGCGCCTCAACGTCAGTGTTGGACAAAGTGCCCGCCAGCCAGACAGCGCCGGCGAGTCCGTCCCCGGCAGCGCCTGCTCAGCAGTCAGCACCAGTACAGCCGGCTCCGGCGCAGTCGCCAAAATAG
- a CDS encoding ABC transporter permease, which translates to MQFERWFHALPLRVRLLFRRAQMDQDLQDEIQGHLEQQINENMAAGMSPEEARYAALRALGNVAQIEEACREKRWGSYLEDFSHDMRYGLRQLRRSPGFSILAVLCLTLGIGANAAVFSWIEGILLRPFPAVAHQERLVAVAATKPAGNRTTAESGYDDLSSPDWHDFERNCKLIDAFIVSRIMGTTLSIGERAEHVTGSVVSSNYFEALGVRPVLGRGFQPDEDYGRNAHPVTVISYWTWKERYRGDPDIVGKTQLLNAVPHTIIGVAPEGFYGTFVGYPVGFWVPTSMQETFVPGGYQLEDRGALWIEGYAWLKPGVTIAQAQQEISAVTKRLESEHLSTNRGRGVKLFPLQETPFSQAGNLRPTLEITQAVVFLVLLIACANVSSLLLVRSLARRHEMAVRLAVGARRARLVKQLLTEGLILSTLGATGGLLVAYWCRNALAPIFKPGATLAVNLKGSLDWRVFLFSASVCLVSTLLFGLVPALQTSRVQPYGALKAESSAAVGGRGKSRVRSSLVLVQVSLSFVLVVGAVLLLKSLRRIQTADPGFSTDNVLATGVDLVNAGYSMERAKAFQDALIERVRALNGVESAAFVRILPFSYLPYFSAPISVDGYNPAPDEQPEADYNQVGPGYFATMGIPIVAGREFTNADNETSSRVAIVNEKMVAQYWHGQDPVGKRLQVKGQTMRVVGVARLAKYQTLGEAPKPFFYVPQRQDFSRGPSLIVRTSQERGTFMAALASEVHALDANLVPAPSITIREHILRTALSAQQIAVTLLTIFGSVALLLAAIGLYGVMSYAVSQGRREMALRMALGARALRRAAAGDVPWSRADRRRRCSWRISGAGPDSADRKPALPGEPARSAGVRLGIHGDDDRLSGGVLFACPAGLADRSHQGAAGVIPRKLASCYRGAFNGPGKPLQRGKRKVFVIISFPLVIWEVPAYLQPRNREYRKASAEVVELADTPS; encoded by the coding sequence ATGCAATTTGAACGCTGGTTTCATGCGCTGCCGTTGCGGGTGCGGTTGCTATTCCGCCGCGCTCAAATGGACCAGGACCTGCAAGACGAGATTCAAGGCCATCTGGAGCAGCAAATCAATGAAAACATGGCCGCAGGCATGTCGCCCGAAGAGGCCCGCTATGCGGCCTTGCGCGCGTTGGGCAACGTGGCCCAGATTGAAGAGGCGTGCCGCGAAAAACGCTGGGGCAGCTATCTTGAAGACTTTTCGCACGACATGCGGTATGGCCTTCGGCAATTGCGGCGCAGTCCGGGCTTTTCCATCCTGGCAGTCCTGTGCCTGACGCTGGGGATTGGCGCCAACGCAGCTGTGTTCAGCTGGATTGAAGGGATCCTGTTGCGACCATTCCCGGCGGTGGCCCACCAGGAACGATTAGTGGCGGTGGCAGCCACGAAACCGGCGGGCAATCGGACCACGGCCGAGTCCGGATACGACGATCTCTCCTCACCTGACTGGCATGACTTTGAGCGCAATTGCAAGCTAATTGACGCTTTCATCGTGTCGCGCATCATGGGCACCACGCTCAGCATTGGAGAGCGCGCGGAGCATGTGACGGGAAGCGTGGTCTCGTCGAATTATTTTGAAGCGCTGGGGGTTCGTCCCGTTCTTGGACGCGGGTTCCAGCCGGACGAAGACTACGGACGCAACGCCCATCCAGTGACCGTGATCAGTTATTGGACGTGGAAAGAACGCTATCGCGGCGATCCGGACATAGTCGGGAAAACTCAACTGCTCAATGCCGTGCCGCACACCATTATCGGAGTAGCGCCGGAAGGCTTCTACGGCACCTTTGTCGGGTACCCGGTCGGGTTCTGGGTCCCGACGTCAATGCAGGAAACCTTTGTCCCCGGTGGATACCAGCTCGAGGACCGGGGCGCGCTGTGGATTGAAGGCTACGCCTGGCTCAAACCGGGCGTGACGATTGCGCAGGCGCAGCAGGAGATTTCAGCGGTCACGAAACGGCTGGAATCCGAACATCTCTCGACCAACCGCGGTCGCGGGGTGAAGCTGTTTCCTCTGCAGGAAACTCCGTTCAGCCAGGCCGGTAATCTGCGCCCAACTCTGGAGATCACGCAGGCCGTGGTGTTTCTTGTGCTGTTGATTGCCTGTGCCAACGTGAGCAGCCTACTGCTGGTGCGGTCCTTGGCCCGCCGCCACGAAATGGCCGTGCGTCTGGCAGTAGGCGCCAGGCGCGCCCGGCTGGTGAAACAGCTTCTGACGGAAGGCTTGATCCTGTCAACGCTAGGCGCGACCGGTGGACTATTGGTCGCGTACTGGTGCCGTAACGCGCTGGCCCCCATCTTCAAGCCGGGCGCGACCCTCGCCGTCAACTTGAAAGGCTCTCTGGATTGGCGCGTGTTCCTGTTCAGCGCCTCAGTATGCCTGGTTTCGACCTTGCTGTTCGGGCTGGTGCCAGCCTTGCAGACCAGCAGAGTCCAACCCTACGGAGCCCTCAAGGCGGAATCGTCGGCGGCTGTAGGCGGCCGGGGAAAATCTCGGGTCCGCTCGAGTTTGGTCTTAGTCCAGGTCTCGCTAAGCTTTGTTTTGGTGGTTGGGGCCGTCCTGCTTCTGAAGAGTTTGCGGCGGATTCAAACGGCTGATCCGGGATTCTCCACCGACAATGTGCTGGCAACAGGCGTGGACCTGGTGAATGCCGGCTACAGCATGGAGCGCGCCAAGGCTTTTCAGGATGCCCTGATCGAACGAGTGCGAGCGCTTAACGGCGTGGAATCGGCGGCTTTTGTGCGCATCCTGCCGTTCAGCTACCTGCCGTATTTCTCGGCACCCATCTCGGTTGACGGTTACAATCCCGCGCCGGATGAGCAACCGGAAGCTGATTACAACCAGGTAGGGCCTGGATATTTCGCCACCATGGGCATACCGATCGTGGCGGGCCGCGAGTTCACCAATGCTGATAACGAAACGTCTTCACGGGTGGCGATCGTGAACGAAAAAATGGTCGCTCAGTACTGGCACGGCCAGGACCCCGTGGGCAAACGCCTTCAAGTCAAAGGGCAAACGATGCGGGTTGTGGGCGTGGCCAGACTTGCGAAATATCAGACGTTGGGCGAAGCGCCCAAACCTTTCTTCTATGTACCCCAGCGCCAGGATTTTTCCCGAGGACCGAGCCTGATTGTGCGGACATCGCAAGAGCGCGGGACGTTCATGGCGGCGTTGGCGAGCGAAGTCCACGCGCTGGATGCGAACCTGGTCCCCGCCCCGTCGATCACGATTCGAGAACACATTTTGCGGACCGCGTTATCTGCGCAACAGATCGCCGTGACACTGTTGACTATCTTCGGCAGCGTGGCGCTGCTGCTTGCCGCAATCGGGCTGTACGGAGTGATGTCTTACGCGGTCTCGCAGGGCAGGCGCGAAATGGCGCTGCGCATGGCGCTCGGCGCGCGCGCGCTTCGACGTGCAGCAGCTGGTGATGTCCCATGGTCTCGCGCTGACCGCCGGCGGCGTTGCTCTTGGCGCATTAGCGGCGCTGGCCCTGACTCGGCTGATAGAAAACCTGCTTTACCAGGTGAACCCGCGCGATCCGCTGGCGTTCGGCTTGGCATTCATGGTGATGATGATCGCCTCTCTGGTGGCGTGCTTTTTGCCTGCCCGGCGGGCCTCGCGGACCGATCCCATCAGGGCGCTGCGGGAGTAATTCCACGCAAATTGGCGAGTTGTTACCGAGGCGCCTTCAACGGCCCGGGAAAGCCACTGCAACGCGGAAAACGGAAGGTGTTTGTTATAATAAGTTTCCCTCTCGTCATCTGGGAAGTTCCCGCTTACCTGCAGCCAAGAAACAGGGAGTACAGGAAAGCCAGTGCGGAAGTGGTGGAACTGGCAGACACACCATCTTGA